Proteins encoded together in one Impatiens glandulifera chromosome 1, dImpGla2.1, whole genome shotgun sequence window:
- the LOC124910382 gene encoding probable galacturonosyltransferase 4 — protein sequence MKIKLRKPALFLLLMTVIAPIVIYTDRFGSFRSSFTRDEYIEGISTFILGGDVMPLNVLPHETTTTTTLKEPLGIVFVEDSNSTETGENPRKNRQLTETDKESELNHTSDQQLTETDKESEINHTSEENLIKSPASSRLTKHRKDGRSKKNMNNHPEVMVDARILRLKDQLTRGRIYLSLSATRNDPHFVRELRLRMKEVQRVLGDSTKDSELPKSWNDKLKAMDQTLEKGKQIQDDCTAAVKKLRAMLHSAEEQVRVHKKQSLFLTHLTAKTMPKGLHCLPLRLTSEYYALDFAKRRFEINQENLEDPTLYHYALFTDNILAAAVVVNSTIYHAKDPSKHVFHIVTDKLNYAAMSMWFLVNPPGKGTIQVQNINEFKWLNSSYSPVLKQLASQSMIEYYFKTSRAETDPNLKYRNPKYLSIMNHLRFYLPEVYPKLDKVLFLDDDIVVQKDLTGLFAVDMKGKVNGAVETCGDSFHRFDRYLNFSNSLISKNFDPHACGWAYGMNLFDLREWRRQNVTEIYHSWQNLNQDRQLWKLGTLPPGLITFWNRTFPIDRSWHVLGLGYNPNVSLKEIEQAAVVHYNGNLKPWLEIAIPKFRSYWTKFIDFDHVYLRDCNINQ from the exons ATGAAGATAAAGCTGAGAAAACCGGCTTTATTTCTGCTTCTGATGACCGTTATTGCCCCCATTGTCATCTACACCGATAGATTCGGTAGCTTCAGATCTTCTTTCA CTAGAGATGAATACATAGAAGGCATCTCAACATTC ATTTTGGGTGGTGATGTTATGCCTTTAAATGTGCTTCCTCAT gagacaacaacaacaacaaccttAAAAGAACCACTGGGCATTGTTTTTGTTGAAGATTCTAATTCCACTGAGACTGGAGAAAATCCCCGCAAGAATCGACAACTAACTGAAACAGACAAGGAAAGTGAGCTTAATCATACTTCAGATCAACAACTAACTGAAACAGATAAGGAAAGTGAGATTAATCATACTTCAGAGGAGAATCTTATAAAAAGTCCAGCTTCTTCGAGATTAACTAAACACCGCAAGGATGGACGATCTAAGAAAAACATGAATAATCATCCAGAAGTTATGGTAGATGCTCGCATTCTTCGGCTTAAAGATCAGCTTACTAGGGGAAGAATTTATCTCTCCCTTTCGGCTACAAGAAATGATCCACATTTTGTTAGGGAACTTCGTTTACGAATGAAGGAAGTACAACGCGTCCTTGGAGACTCGACCAAAGATTCCGAGCTACCAAAAAG TTGGAATGATAAGTTGAAAGCCATGGACCAAACTTTGGAGAAAGGAAAGCAGATTCAAGACGATTGCACGGCTGCAGTTAAGAAGCTTCGTGCGATGCTTCACTCAGCCGAGGAACAAGTTCGTGTTCACAAGAAGCAGTCTTTGTTCTTGACTCATTTAACTGCAAAGACAATGCCCAAAGGTCTTCATTGTCTTCCTTTGCGTCTTACATCTGAGTATTATGCGTTGGATTTCGCTAAACGTAGGTTTGAGATCAATCAAGAGAATCTCGAGGATCCTACACTCTACCATTATGCATTGTTCACTGATAACATCTTGGCTGCAGCAGTTGTTGTGAATTCCACTATATACCATGCCaag GATccttcaaaacatgttttccacATTGTGACTGATAAACTCAACTATGCAGCCATGAGCATGTGGTTTCTGGTAAATCCACCTGGAAAAGGTACGATACAAGTTCAGAATATCAATGAATTTAAGTGGTTAAACTCGAGTTACAGTCCGGTTCTGAAGCAGTTGGCTTCTCAATCGATGATAGAGTATTACTTCAAGACTAGTCGTGCAGAAACAGATCCTAATTTGAAATATCGAAACCCCAAGTACCTTTCGATCATGAACCATCTTCGGTTTTACTTGCCCGAGGTCTACCCGAAGCTCGATAAGGTGTTGTTCTTGGACGACGACATAGTGGTGCAGAAGGATCTTACTGGTCTTTTTGCTGTTGATATGAAAGGAAAAGTTAATGGAGCAGTTGAGACGTGTGGGGATAGCTTTCACAGATTCGATCGTTATCTTAACTTCTCGAATTCGCTgatttcgaaaaattttgaccCCCATGCTTGCGGGTGGGCATATGGGATGAACCTATTTGATTTGCGGGAATGGAGACGACAGAACGTTACTGAGATCTACCATTCCTGGCAAAATCTG AATCAAGACAGACAGTTGTGGAAGTTGGGTACATTGCCGCCTGGTCTGATTACGTTTTGGAATCGAACTTTTCCCATAGACCGATCTTGGCATGTACTTGGTCTTGGCTACAACCCAAATGTGAGTCTGAAAGAGATCGAACAAGCAGCTGTCGTACACTATAATGGAAACTTGAAACCGTGGCTTGAGATAGCCATACCCAAATTCCGTAGCTACTGGACAAAGTTCATTGATTTCGATCATGTTTATTTGAGGGATTGCAACATCAACCAATAG
- the LOC124945082 gene encoding vacuolar protein sorting-associated protein 54, chloroplastic-like isoform X2 encodes MDSQPSQSGRFFDQYSTSCNSFQKSSSFGRNDPPLSKSISDVSANNQSLASILNNPHGGKSGVYGSDASWVGWFSSSTAVSVPEFAPLSGSANKPGSEVGRIDFQPYLATISESHSRFADIQEHRSKEYLDFETSGGPGEALVACLREVPALYFKEDFALEDGATFGAACPFSTVSENVVLQEKLSQHLDVVEFHLVKEIALRSNSFFEAQGQLQDLNMKIVEGCTRIRGLKETIRLLDAALVASAQRIQEFNAMRNNFVALHQKLCLILYVNQALSTLKLLVGSADCAGALDVTDDLKQLLDGDELTGLHCFRHLRDHVATSMDSINTILSAEFIHTAISGSGNKDVLILSKAKAGASVPTNRKLEVVLDEEELSNFSDCLLPHIIGLLRTGRIPHVLRIYRDTLTADMKNSIKTAVAELLPFLLARPFDPDVTAGERVGDTDGGGSSLASKLKSLSSESFVILLGAIFSIVQIHLVRAAEVKKSIEWIMSNLNANDTIAVGAAAAENTAGQDSSLLLRSSPNNATNVSSLQGRTSHLTSSPSISKNFRADVLRENTEAVFAACDAAHGRWAKLIGVRATVHPKLRLVEFINLYNITQEFITMTEKIGGRLGYSIRGTLQSQAKAFVDSQHESRMSKIRAVLDQEKWTEVEGIPDEFQVLVNSLLSSEALDIEHSDDAEDSFATSNGEVVDVKGAPVRTASGSLSSDQHNDQAQSVSTSSDGCTQVQSPPSEAASGDIQTNAGMSSPQKSSITVEQGKALSFKGLNYHLVNSVLILLKTLSEYVDMNNCLPALSSEVVHRAVEILKFFNTRTCQLVLGAGAMQVSGLKSINSKHLALASQAISFIHAVIPGECF; translated from the exons ATGGATTCTCAGCCTTCCCAATCGGGAAGGTTTTTCGACCAATATAGCACTAGCTGCAATAGTTTTCAGAAAAGCTCTAGTTTTGGTCGAAATGACCCTCCTTTGTCTAAATCGATCTCAGATGTTAGTGCCAATAACCAAAGCTTAGCTTCAATACTTAATAATCCTCATGGTGGAAAGTCTGGCGTTTATGGTTCGGATGCTTCATGGGTTGGATGGTTTTCTTCTTCGACTGCTGTTTCTGTGCCAGAATTTGCTCCTTTATCTGGATCAGCAAATAAGCCTGGCTCCGAAGTCGGCCGAATTGATTTCCAGCCATATTTGGCTACGATTTCTGAATCTCACAGTCGATTTGCTGATATTCAGGAACATAGGAGTAAAGAGTATCTTGATTTTGAGACCAGTGGAGGTCCGGGAGAAGCTCTGGTTGCTTGCTTGAGGGAGGTACCAGCATTGTATTTCAAGGAGGACTTTGCATTGGAGGATGGAGCGACATTTGGAGCTGCATGTCCATTCTCAACTGTATCAGAGAATGTTGTGTTGCAGGAAAAGCTGTCCCAACATCTGGATGTGGTTGAGTTTCACTTGGTGAAGGAGATCGCTTTGAGGTCTAATTCCTTTTTTGAGGCGCAGGGGCAGTTGCAAGATCTAAATATGAAAATAGTGGAAGGTTGCACTCGAATTAGGGGATTAAAGGAGACAATAAGGCTCTTGGATGCAGCTTTGGTAGCTTCGGCACAGCGTATCCAGGAGTTCAATGCCATGAGAAATAACTTTGTGGCTTTGCATCAGAAATTGTGTCTAATCTTATATGTCAATCAAGCTCTTTCAACATTGAAACTG CTTGTTGGATCTGCAGACTGTGCTGGAGCTTTAGATGTCACTGATGATTTGAAGCAGTTGCTG GATGGTGACGAGTTGACTGGCCTTCATTGTTTTCGTCACCTTCGCGATCATGTAGCAACTTCAATGGATTCCATAAACAC TATTCTTTCAGCAGAATTTATTCATACAGCTATATCTGGTTCCGGGAATAAGGATGTTCTCATACTATCAAAAGCAAAAGCAGGGGCAAGTGTACCTACAAATAGAAAACTTGAA GTTGTGTTGGATGAAGAAGAGTTGTCCAACTTCAGTGACTGCCTTCTTCCTCATATAATTGGATTGCTAAGAACA GGCAGAATCCCCCATGTATTGAGAATATATCGTGATACACTTACAGCTGATATGAAAAATTCCATCAAGACAGCAGTTGCAGAacttcttccttttcttcttgCTCGACCTTTTGACCCTGATGTAACAGCTGGAGAACGAGTAGGAGATACAGATG GTGGAGGCTCATCCCTAGCAAGCAAGCTAAAAAGTCTGTCATCTGAAAGCTTTGTTATTCTTTTGGGGGCAATTTTCTCTATTGTGCAG ATACACTTGGTTAGGGCTGCTGAAGTAAAGAAGTCTATAGAATGGATTATGAGTAACCTTAATGCAAATGATACAATTGCTGTTGGGGCAGCAGCAGCAGAGAATACAGCTGGTCAAGATAGTTCATTGCTGCTGAGGTCTTCTCCAAACAATGCAACTAATGTATCGTCTCTTCAGGGGAGGACCAGCCACCTAACTAGTTCACCCAGCATTTCTAAAAATTTCAG AGCTGATGTACTGCGGGAAAACACTGAAGCAGTGTTCGCAGCCTGTGATGCTGCTCATGGAAGATGGGCCAAGCTTATCGGGGTCCGTGCAACTGTTCATCCAAAGTTGAGACTAGTGGAGTTCATAAACCTTTATAACATCACCCAGGAATTTATTACTATGACTGAGAAG ATTGGTGGGAGGTTGGGTTATAGCATACGTGGGACACTGCAGTCACAGGCAAAGGCTTTCGTTGATTCTCAGCATGAATCTCGG atgtCAAAAATCAGGGCAGTGCTCGATCAGGAAAAATGGACTGAAGTGGAGGGAATTCCTGATGAATTTCAGGTGCTTGTAAATTCACTGCTCTCTTCAGAGGCTTTAGACATTGAGCATTCAGATGATGCTGAAGATAGTTTTGCAACAAGTAATGGAGAGGTAGTCGATGTAAAGGGTGCCCCTGTCAGGACTGCTTCTGGCTCACTAAGTTCTGACCAGCATAATGACCAAGCCCAGTCCGTATCGACCTCTTCAGATGGTTGTACACAGGTGCAATCTCCACCTTCCGAGGCTGCTTCTGGTGACATCCAAACCAATGCCGGTATGTCTTCCCCTCAAAAGAGCAGTATTACGGTTGAACAAGGCAAGGCACTTTCATTCAAAGGCCTTAATTATCACTTGGTAAACAG TGTATTGATTTTGCTGAAGACGTTGTCAGAATATGTTGACATGAACAACTGCTTGCCAGCACTCTCTTCAGAAGTTGTTCACCGGGCTGTtgaaatcttaaaatttttcaATACAAGGACTTGTCAGCTTGTTCTTGGTGCTGGTGCCATGCAG GTGTCTGGTCTGAAATCAATTAATTCGAAGCACTTGGCACTTGCAAGTCAGGCCATCAGTTTTATACATGCTGTTATTCCTG GAGAGTGCTTTTAA
- the LOC124944076 gene encoding MACPF domain-containing protein At1g14780-like: MGNPIEVLAVEALGLGFDLTSDFRLKFAKSCPDGGSLVELDQTNKRDIVIPGIGVTIPDVSEDIGCDKGDRVRLKSDVLDFNQMSELLNQRSSLQGKVPSGYLNSVFDLTGSWLNDGEDTKYLAFDGYFISLFYLHLKASPLILRESVKKAVPSHWDPASLSRFIKTYGTHIIVGMAVGGQDLLCVKQRPSSSILPGELRGYLEDVGDCLFSDGKSPSLLDIRSRNGKQKVPEVFKRVLQPQPLQFNNVTETSSKDGLTIILSKRGGNVFSQSHSMWLQTVAANPDAILFKFVPVTSLLTGVPGSGYLSHAINLYLRYKPTPEDLQYFLEFQVPRQWAPLFCELPLRHQRRNTSRPSLQFRFLGPRILVSSSQVSSEKKPILGLRLYLEGKKSNGLAIHVHHLSSMPNVMTSRLVDPSRCKPCQWRGSDDYETSNQFLESINWKRYSKVCSTAVKHDPNWIRQGETAGVFIVTGSQLVCSGKWPKSVLHLKLLFTHIPNCTIRKTEWVSAPAGSRKASILTNLSTTFTFTQKTAINNNADGPKNQAANLNSGVYPSGPPVPIRSKKFLKYVDTSEVVRGAHDNPGHWLVTAAKLVAENGKIRLNVKFALLDYDG, encoded by the exons ATGGGAAACCCAATTGAGGTTTTAGCTGTAGAGGCCCTGGGATTAGGGTTTGATCTCACCTCTGATTTCCGGCTGAAATTCGCCAAGAGTTGCCCTGACGGCGGGAGTTTGGTGGAGTtagaccaaacaaacaaacgGGACATTGTCATTCCAGGCATTGGTGTCACCATTCCTGATGTATCGGAGGATATAGGTTGCGATAAAGGGGATCGAGTCCGGCTTAAATCGGATGTTCTTGACTTTAATCAG ATGTCTGAGTTGCTGAACCAAAGATCTTCTCTACAAGGGAAAGTTCCATCTGGCTACCTCAATTCTGTGTTTGATCTAACTGGTTCATGGCTGAATGATGGAGAAGACACCAAATATCTTGCTTTTGATGGTTACTTTATATCTTTGTTCTATTTACATCTAAAAGCTTCTCCACTTATACTCCGAGAGAGCGTTAAGAAAGCAGTCCCTTCTCATTGGGATCCAGCATCCTTATCTAG ATTCATCAAGACTTATGGAACGCATATAATTGTGGGAATGGCTGTGGGAGGTCAAGATTTACTTTGTGTGAAGCAAAGGCCATCTTCATCTATCCTGCCTGGTGAACTTAGAGGATATTTGGAGGATGTTGGAGATTGTTTATTTTCAGATGGAAAGAGTCCTTCTCTACTAGATATAAGATCAAGAAATGGAAAGCAGAAG GTTCCTGAAGTCTTCAAACGAGTATTGCAGCCCCAGCCATTACAGTTCAACAATGTTACCGAAACTTCAAGCAAGGAT GGACTGACTATTATATTGTCCAAAAGAGGAGGGAATGTGTTTTCACAGAGCCACTCCATGTGGCTTCAAACGGTGGCTGCAAATCCAGACGCAATTCTCTTCAAATTTGTTCCCGTTACTTCTCTACTCACGGGTGTACCAGGAAGTGGTTATCTTAGTCATGCTATCAACTTATACCTACGCT ATAAACCGACTCCAGAAGATTTGCAGTACTTTTTGGAGTTTCAAGTTCCTCGTCAATGGGCGCCACTTTTCTGTGAGTTACCTTTAAGACACCAACGGAGGAATACATCCCGCCCATCTCTACAGTTTCGGTTCTTGGGTCCGAGGATTCTTGTCAGCTCTAGTCAG GTTTCTAGCGAGAAGAAACCGATTTTAGGCTTGCGTTTATACTTAGAAGGGAAGAAAAGCAATGGGTTAGCAATACATGTCCATCATCTCTCAAGCATGCCAAATGTAATGACTTCCAGATTAGTCGATCCATCGAGATGCAAACCATGTCAATGGCGAGGTTCAGATGACTACGAGACCAGCAACCAATTCTTGGAATCCATTAATTGGAAAAGATACTCTAAGGTCTGCTCCACTGCAGTAAAACACGACCCTAACTGGATTCGCCAAGGAGAAACCGCCGGAGTTTTTATTGTGACAGGCTCACAACTTGTCTGTTCAGGGAAGTGGCCGAAATCTGTATTGCACCTAAAACTGCTTTTCACACACATACCAAACTGTACCATTAGGAAAACAGAGTGGGTTAGTGCGCCAGCTGGTTCCCGAAAGGCGAGTATTCTGACCAATTTGAGCACGACTTTCACGTTTACTCAGAAGACTGCTATTAATAATAATGCAGATGGTCCTAAGAATCAAGCTGCTAATCTGAATTCGGGAGTGTACCCATCTGGACCGCCTGTCCCGATTCGTTCTAAGAAGTTTCTAAAGTATGTTGATACATCCGAAGTGGTAAGAGGGGCACATGATAATCCGGGGCATTGGCTCGTGACAGCAGCTAAGTTGGTGGCCGAAAATGGTAAGATCCGATTGAATGTGAAGTTTGCGTTACTGGATTACGACGGTTAG
- the LOC124945082 gene encoding vacuolar protein sorting-associated protein 54, chloroplastic-like isoform X1, with amino-acid sequence MDSQPSQSGRFFDQYSTSCNSFQKSSSFGRNDPPLSKSISDVSANNQSLASILNNPHGGKSGVYGSDASWVGWFSSSTAVSVPEFAPLSGSANKPGSEVGRIDFQPYLATISESHSRFADIQEHRSKEYLDFETSGGPGEALVACLREVPALYFKEDFALEDGATFGAACPFSTVSENVVLQEKLSQHLDVVEFHLVKEIALRSNSFFEAQGQLQDLNMKIVEGCTRIRGLKETIRLLDAALVASAQRIQEFNAMRNNFVALHQKLCLILYVNQALSTLKLLVGSADCAGALDVTDDLKQLLDGDELTGLHCFRHLRDHVATSMDSINTILSAEFIHTAISGSGNKDVLILSKAKAGASVPTNRKLEVVLDEEELSNFSDCLLPHIIGLLRTGRIPHVLRIYRDTLTADMKNSIKTAVAELLPFLLARPFDPDVTAGERVGDTDGGGSSLASKLKSLSSESFVILLGAIFSIVQIHLVRAAEVKKSIEWIMSNLNANDTIAVGAAAAENTAGQDSSLLLRSSPNNATNVSSLQGRTSHLTSSPSISKNFRADVLRENTEAVFAACDAAHGRWAKLIGVRATVHPKLRLVEFINLYNITQEFITMTEKIGGRLGYSIRGTLQSQAKAFVDSQHESRMSKIRAVLDQEKWTEVEGIPDEFQVLVNSLLSSEALDIEHSDDAEDSFATSNGEVVDVKGAPVRTASGSLSSDQHNDQAQSVSTSSDGCTQVQSPPSEAASGDIQTNAGMSSPQKSSITVEQGKALSFKGLNYHLVNSVLILLKTLSEYVDMNNCLPALSSEVVHRAVEILKFFNTRTCQLVLGAGAMQVSGLKSINSKHLALASQAISFIHAVIPEIRRVLLIKVPDTRKALLLPEIDRVEQDYKVHRDEIHTKLVQIMRERLLAHLRGLPQIIEGWNRPEDVESQPSQFARSLTKEVGFLQRVLSRYLHEADVQAIFRQVVTIFHSQISEAFSNLDISTPQANKRLHTDIQHILGCIRSLPCDHLSKSNTLNYGQLDELLAKRFGSEAA; translated from the exons ATGGATTCTCAGCCTTCCCAATCGGGAAGGTTTTTCGACCAATATAGCACTAGCTGCAATAGTTTTCAGAAAAGCTCTAGTTTTGGTCGAAATGACCCTCCTTTGTCTAAATCGATCTCAGATGTTAGTGCCAATAACCAAAGCTTAGCTTCAATACTTAATAATCCTCATGGTGGAAAGTCTGGCGTTTATGGTTCGGATGCTTCATGGGTTGGATGGTTTTCTTCTTCGACTGCTGTTTCTGTGCCAGAATTTGCTCCTTTATCTGGATCAGCAAATAAGCCTGGCTCCGAAGTCGGCCGAATTGATTTCCAGCCATATTTGGCTACGATTTCTGAATCTCACAGTCGATTTGCTGATATTCAGGAACATAGGAGTAAAGAGTATCTTGATTTTGAGACCAGTGGAGGTCCGGGAGAAGCTCTGGTTGCTTGCTTGAGGGAGGTACCAGCATTGTATTTCAAGGAGGACTTTGCATTGGAGGATGGAGCGACATTTGGAGCTGCATGTCCATTCTCAACTGTATCAGAGAATGTTGTGTTGCAGGAAAAGCTGTCCCAACATCTGGATGTGGTTGAGTTTCACTTGGTGAAGGAGATCGCTTTGAGGTCTAATTCCTTTTTTGAGGCGCAGGGGCAGTTGCAAGATCTAAATATGAAAATAGTGGAAGGTTGCACTCGAATTAGGGGATTAAAGGAGACAATAAGGCTCTTGGATGCAGCTTTGGTAGCTTCGGCACAGCGTATCCAGGAGTTCAATGCCATGAGAAATAACTTTGTGGCTTTGCATCAGAAATTGTGTCTAATCTTATATGTCAATCAAGCTCTTTCAACATTGAAACTG CTTGTTGGATCTGCAGACTGTGCTGGAGCTTTAGATGTCACTGATGATTTGAAGCAGTTGCTG GATGGTGACGAGTTGACTGGCCTTCATTGTTTTCGTCACCTTCGCGATCATGTAGCAACTTCAATGGATTCCATAAACAC TATTCTTTCAGCAGAATTTATTCATACAGCTATATCTGGTTCCGGGAATAAGGATGTTCTCATACTATCAAAAGCAAAAGCAGGGGCAAGTGTACCTACAAATAGAAAACTTGAA GTTGTGTTGGATGAAGAAGAGTTGTCCAACTTCAGTGACTGCCTTCTTCCTCATATAATTGGATTGCTAAGAACA GGCAGAATCCCCCATGTATTGAGAATATATCGTGATACACTTACAGCTGATATGAAAAATTCCATCAAGACAGCAGTTGCAGAacttcttccttttcttcttgCTCGACCTTTTGACCCTGATGTAACAGCTGGAGAACGAGTAGGAGATACAGATG GTGGAGGCTCATCCCTAGCAAGCAAGCTAAAAAGTCTGTCATCTGAAAGCTTTGTTATTCTTTTGGGGGCAATTTTCTCTATTGTGCAG ATACACTTGGTTAGGGCTGCTGAAGTAAAGAAGTCTATAGAATGGATTATGAGTAACCTTAATGCAAATGATACAATTGCTGTTGGGGCAGCAGCAGCAGAGAATACAGCTGGTCAAGATAGTTCATTGCTGCTGAGGTCTTCTCCAAACAATGCAACTAATGTATCGTCTCTTCAGGGGAGGACCAGCCACCTAACTAGTTCACCCAGCATTTCTAAAAATTTCAG AGCTGATGTACTGCGGGAAAACACTGAAGCAGTGTTCGCAGCCTGTGATGCTGCTCATGGAAGATGGGCCAAGCTTATCGGGGTCCGTGCAACTGTTCATCCAAAGTTGAGACTAGTGGAGTTCATAAACCTTTATAACATCACCCAGGAATTTATTACTATGACTGAGAAG ATTGGTGGGAGGTTGGGTTATAGCATACGTGGGACACTGCAGTCACAGGCAAAGGCTTTCGTTGATTCTCAGCATGAATCTCGG atgtCAAAAATCAGGGCAGTGCTCGATCAGGAAAAATGGACTGAAGTGGAGGGAATTCCTGATGAATTTCAGGTGCTTGTAAATTCACTGCTCTCTTCAGAGGCTTTAGACATTGAGCATTCAGATGATGCTGAAGATAGTTTTGCAACAAGTAATGGAGAGGTAGTCGATGTAAAGGGTGCCCCTGTCAGGACTGCTTCTGGCTCACTAAGTTCTGACCAGCATAATGACCAAGCCCAGTCCGTATCGACCTCTTCAGATGGTTGTACACAGGTGCAATCTCCACCTTCCGAGGCTGCTTCTGGTGACATCCAAACCAATGCCGGTATGTCTTCCCCTCAAAAGAGCAGTATTACGGTTGAACAAGGCAAGGCACTTTCATTCAAAGGCCTTAATTATCACTTGGTAAACAG TGTATTGATTTTGCTGAAGACGTTGTCAGAATATGTTGACATGAACAACTGCTTGCCAGCACTCTCTTCAGAAGTTGTTCACCGGGCTGTtgaaatcttaaaatttttcaATACAAGGACTTGTCAGCTTGTTCTTGGTGCTGGTGCCATGCAG GTGTCTGGTCTGAAATCAATTAATTCGAAGCACTTGGCACTTGCAAGTCAGGCCATCAGTTTTATACATGCTGTTATTCCTG AAATCAGGAGAGTGCTTTTAATCAAAGTACCTGATACACGGAAGGCTTTGCTGCTACCAGAGATTGATCGTGTAGAACAG GACTATAAAGTTCACAGAGATGAGATACACACAAAACTGGTACAAATAATGAGAGAAAGGTTGTTGGCACATCTTCGTGGTTTGCCCCAAATTATTGAAGGTTGGAATAGGCCTGAGGATGTTGAGTCACAACCTAGTCAATTTGCTCGGTCCCTGACGAAG GAGGTTGGCTTTCTTCAGCGAGTATTGTCCCGGTATCTGCATGAAGCAGACGTTCAAGCAATTTTCAG GCAAGTAGTTACGATTTTCCATTCTCAAATTTCAGAAGCATTTTCCAACTTAGATATCAGCACTCCACAAGCCAACAAAAG GCTGCATACCGACATTCAACACATTCTTGGATGTATTAGATCACTGCCTTGTGATCATTTGAGCAAATCAAACACCCTTAATTATGGGCAACTTGATGAGTTACTGGCCAAGAGATTTGGTTCTGAAGCTGCTTGA